The following coding sequences lie in one Vibrio algicola genomic window:
- the cobA gene encoding uroporphyrinogen-III C-methyltransferase, with product MDHSLFAPLGEKTNHLYTRSNLNGRGRYLEEEKKTSSRMSQASKDKLGRVLLVGAGPNDPELLTVKAYKAIENAEVVVFDRLVGQEVLNLIPDSCEQIYVGKRCGQPSLKQQQINQILIEQAQLRKQVVRLKGGEPFIFGRGGEEALALVANEIEYDVIPGITAAIGCAASSKIPLTHRNVSRSVTLVTGHITSGAFSSWAGLVSSGQTLVFYMGLEQAKNIQQGLMSEGVKEDFPLAIIGNGCSKNQQVYVSQLSQLVSLSEQLKGLTPALIIVGEVVNLRQDLLQAHHLQAQNQQDQSQALYPQLMAELIGV from the coding sequence ATGGATCACTCACTATTTGCCCCTTTGGGTGAAAAAACAAACCACCTTTATACGCGCTCAAACCTTAACGGTAGAGGACGTTATTTAGAGGAAGAGAAAAAAACGAGTTCTCGGATGTCACAAGCATCAAAGGACAAATTAGGGCGGGTACTATTGGTGGGGGCTGGCCCTAACGATCCAGAACTGCTTACCGTTAAAGCATATAAAGCGATAGAGAATGCTGAGGTGGTGGTGTTTGATCGTTTAGTCGGGCAAGAGGTTTTAAATTTAATCCCAGACAGTTGTGAGCAAATTTATGTCGGTAAACGTTGTGGTCAACCGAGTTTAAAGCAACAGCAAATTAACCAAATATTGATCGAGCAAGCTCAGTTAAGAAAACAAGTGGTACGTTTAAAAGGTGGTGAGCCTTTTATTTTTGGTCGTGGCGGTGAAGAAGCGTTAGCCTTGGTTGCCAATGAAATTGAATACGATGTGATCCCAGGCATTACCGCGGCTATCGGGTGCGCGGCATCCTCAAAAATCCCGCTCACACATCGCAATGTTTCTCGCAGTGTGACCTTAGTAACTGGGCATATCACCAGCGGCGCGTTTTCATCTTGGGCAGGTTTGGTGTCTAGTGGACAAACGTTGGTATTTTATATGGGGTTAGAGCAAGCAAAAAATATTCAGCAAGGTTTAATGAGTGAAGGGGTTAAAGAGGACTTTCCATTAGCGATTATCGGTAATGGCTGCAGTAAAAATCAACAAGTGTATGTTAGTCAGTTATCACAACTGGTGTCATTATCAGAGCAATTAAAAGGGCTGACGCCAGCGTTGATTATTGTGGGAGAAGTAGTCAATTTACGCCAAGACTTGTTGCAAGCCCATCATTTACAGGCTCAAAATCAGCAAGATCAATCACAGGCGTTATATCCGCAACTGATGGCTGAATTAATAGGAGTTTAA
- a CDS encoding RNA recognition motif domain-containing protein translates to MKILARNLARTMTEHEVRVLFTEHGSVGTCNLVLDAITGQSKGFAFVEMPSDDEAKKAIESLNQALVAGQKIRVKKADA, encoded by the coding sequence AAAATTTTAGCTCGAAATCTTGCCCGCACCATGACTGAACATGAAGTTCGCGTCTTATTTACTGAGCATGGCTCGGTTGGCACCTGCAATCTTGTTTTAGATGCGATCACGGGTCAATCAAAAGGTTTTGCTTTTGTTGAAATGCCAAGCGACGACGAAGCAAAAAAAGCAATTGAGAGCTTAAATCAAGCTTTAGTTGCGGGTCAAAAAATCCGAGTAAAGAAAGCAGACGCTTAA